One Zingiber officinale cultivar Zhangliang chromosome 10B, Zo_v1.1, whole genome shotgun sequence genomic window, taaaattttaattaagataaGACTTTGGAActcagtaaaggttccttccaattgggttaattaggaatttcttagggatatttttctttgaaatgtttctaatttgtcctttaTGATATTCAAAATACTAATTCAGGTTATATTTTTTAACACTTGTACTATATGTGCATGTATTACTTCTCATGTTATTTATTTCTAGTTGCAAATTGTCATTTTATAACTTTATTCTGTCAagatcttctaatggacaagattttgttagaattaactttaatttcttaatttctttttcaagtttgcaacaatctttagttaataattttataaatttaaataatttatcaggaggtagagattgtacttgacttatcttgtcgatctcattatccGTAACTcccttgaactgctgctttcttccgatgtagctccctctttatcgatgctctcaatgctcatttcgggCGAGCTTGCTtagtgttcatcttcttgatgacttgtcatTAATGCAAGTTCGGAGAAAGCCTCAACTTCCGATTCAGACAACGATTCGTCTCACGTCGCCTTTAAAGTCTTATAATTGTTTGTTTGGATAGGTTTatttcctttgtccttatccttgttccttaacttagggcagttgtccaTAACTCCTCTCATCCCTCAGGTGACTGAAAAAACTCATTTGGGGCTAAGCCACCTCCCTCGGCTGGAGCAACTGGCTCATCCTCAACTGGATCGCCTGGTAGAGGCCAACCTCTCCATGCTAGGACCCCCTGAGCAGTGATATCTATATGTACTAATCTAAGATGACGCTGGCCAAACTCATCAAAATGTGTAAGGGGAATAATCGTCCCCCgagtcacatctataccctctatcgTCGAGAAGATGTAAGTCAGCACATGGCAATAGGGCATGTGAACTACTCGGGATGTGACGAGACTGGCCGCATGAATAATGTTATAaaacatatgtaatgcaatgtctAGATCTAGATGATGACATAATGCATATAAAAAGAAAGAGTGAGATGGATGCATATTCGGGACATTCTGAGATGTGATGGGTAGAATGCATGCAGTCATGACTCTATACATGATGTAGTCCTGTACCCTAAGAGACATCGACCTGAAATCAGAGACTCCAAGTGgtctcccccaaaaaaaaaaaaaaaatactcatagagtgtatctagaataatgtgggagtagggctcgccaaatgacagatccctactagggtagcacaggAAAAGGCATGCTGACTGTCTAAGCTCTAAACTGGTACGTAATAAGGAAGGAGTAAACTGGATGTCcattccaccaactctggtggaatagatcaaatcatcaaccctctcaagatTGTTGTAAAATTGGGCACTAAATCTTGGTTTACTGCATTATTGCAATAAACCAGTCTATCCAATTGATAGTGTGCAACCATCTGAATGGTAGACTGACAATAACTAGTGAAAAAAGGTCTACTTAAGTATCTACATTTAATCACAGAGTATGAATGCTCAATGAAACTAAGTCTATGCTGCTCAGTGGGGAATCTGCATCAGTAGAGGAGGCAGTGCCCGATGTGGACGCAACATTGCGTCGTTTCCTAATTTTAACCATATACACATAAAATAGCAAAACAAGCACATCAAACATGTATAGGATGATTTAAAATAGAttagggtatacctaggaggcattgttagGCTTAGATGAGGGAAActcgggttgaaggcgccttggatgggagAAATCGCCTTGGATTCAAGTAGAAATCGTGAGAAAAAAAAGAACAGAATCTGTTCTGTTCGTGGCAAAAATTCAGTGTTGAGGGTGGCTTCAatgagcttgaaggtgccttgaaggcgTTGTCGAAGGCGCCTCTGATATGGTCGAAAGCGCCTTAAGACAAGTTGGCGAGGCTTTCCCCGCCGCTCTCGAGGGCGACTCCCTtttgtgggaggcgcctccgagaGACGCCCACGtagttttttaaaaggtttttcaatgagttttaaaaaaaaaaaagatttttaaataaatttttaaaaggtttttaaataaatttttaaaagatttttaaataagttttaaaaatatttttaaataaatttttaaaagattttaaaataaatttttaaataaatttttaaaatatttttaaaagatttttaaataggtttttaaaagatttttaaataagtttttaaaaaaattaaataaatttttaaaatattttttaaataagtttttaaaaggttttttaaataaatttttaaaagatttttaaatagattttaaaaagatttttaaataagtttctgaaagatttttaaataactttttaaaaagatttttaaataaatcttttataaattttaaaaagatttttaaataagtttttaaaagattttaaaataagttttttaaaattaattaattaattaattaattaattaattggattgaattaataagttatttaattaaattcaGTGTATATCTATCTCACACGATTTTAAGTTATCAATTAGGGAAccttaagtagttttgtgagatggttatctttgatatagattatttctaaggattaatttatatttgagttaaacttaggttttccaattggttAGTTAAGTATACATTTTAAAGATTAGCTCCCaggctatggcgagacactaggccttcttaggtataagatcatccaccacttctagacagagcatttcaaagaaaatatatatttaatttcccttttgaaaccactaggtttaactatacaagtgtaaatcacgcctaggtccttaatctatcctagtctaaacatgcttattacaagaaagaaaataaacaagcatcaaacaattgtagagatagtttttctattggctccccctggatcatagcctcgatatggtctatcaaggaaatggacttgatccttggggacccaatattgaccaagtctaacttgattgaccaagttggacttaggtacccatgcttggactatctttctattcGATCTGTTAGCAAACGATAAGTAAGAccgatatttctttttggttctaaatcctagtccagatcgattgtataTAGCTTTctaatttccaagaatcaaatcgagattcttggaacctagtgTTAACCGTTCCAATGTATACTtcaaatctttgacttgacttttcaggctggaattctcttcctcaagcttttgaacttgagttgaggttccagtctgaactgggtcagtcaaggattcagagttactcacttctttaaggaatgttacttcctttagaagtgacttgatccgaacattagACTTAGCTAGTTTACGCATTAAGTAATTTATCAAATTATATAACCGAAATGTACTTATAGAGGggttcgggccttcggaaacggatacagatccgtggcttctctcggattcAGCTTCCAATTCATTCTCGCTTCCGGAGTTGTTGATTTGGTCTCGGGTCGTCATTGTGAGGAAACTcatctgttcgagttcttcaccGTTGGATTCTtccgaagaagactcgtcccaagtcgctttcagggccttcttccttctgggTTTCTTGGCGTCTTTCTGATTTGGACAGttagccttgatgtgccccttttggttgcatctGTAGCACATCacctcgaacttcacctttggttgAGTCTCCTTGGATTGGATCACCTTTctaacatcctttttgttgaagcccttcttctttcgGTAGAGCTTCCTCACCAGGTTGACAAGCTCGGTTGTGAGCTCATCTTCATCGttgtccgaatctggttcttcttccgaTTCCGGTTCAGTTATGCGCCTTCTACTTGTACCTACAACTAAAGCTACACCCTTCTCGgctgggcgtgcattagtctgctcatgtaattcaaactcggaaaacagttcatctaattttattggcgagagatccttggataccttgtaagcatctaccatggatgcccacaaggtattcctaggaaaggcgttgagtgcataccttataaaGTCCATGTTCTCCACCCTTTGGCCGATTACGTGGAGTCCGTTCAATAGGTCTTGTATGCGGGCGTGCAGTTGGCTTGCCGTTTCATTTTCCTACAATTTAATGTTATACAGTTTATTTAAAATAAGGTCTCTCTCGCTTACCTTTATATCTGAGGTACCCTCATATAGTTCGATCAGCTTTTGTCATAATTCCTTTGTACTTGAGAAAGGttctactctgttgagttcctcctttgtcaggccacactggagggtgcaggttgccttggcattagcttctaccttctttattagggttgcatcccagttctcgcaagAGAGTGGCTTGCCGAcgccgtcagttggtatttcaagcccggttttgacgatcatccagacttcaaaatgagtctggagatacgcctccatacggcccttccagtaaccgaagtcgtctccagtgaagagcggtggacgagcggtgctataaccttcttgaagaGCCATGTAAAAATCTTGCACAAAAAAAACAAACAGAAAACGAGTCCCGaaacttgatcctggattagcagtgcggtataaaGGTAAAAATAAATTACGATCTTGAGTGGTGTTACACTAACTTCGAGACAAATCCGATTACGAAAGAAAACTAGATCGAAAGACGGTAAGactaccgattccgatcgactatgaaaaactgaaaaataccacgaaaaattgcttgactggtggttgcaccaagtcgaagcgcccccgctctgataccaattgttggatcgagaagcgctagaaggggggtgaataacgctcatggctttcacacgTTTCGGATTCGAAAAACTTAACGAGTAATGCAGcagaaataagaaaacacaatcgcgaacacaagttatttacttggttcagagcctgtggcgactcctactccaaggcccacgttcgttgaacgtttactttgggcaacaactataatcacgtaAATAGTTACAACTgaatattacaataagtgcaataaaagttataccgacaacaaaatcgaaatctcgaagctccgggtcgtcggggacttgtcgtagcttagccgagtcgtttcttgagcagcacacgaagGATGAATCGCTTTGGAATTGATGATCTGAGCTGCTCGTCGAATACCCCATATAAaggttgttggaggtgcctcaaagccccttaagggcgcctccaacgagccAAGTCAGTCGCATGGATAAACGCTGAAGAAGTTTCGCTGATccttttgaaggcgcctccataagccttgaaggcgcctccaacctgctgttcgaggcgcctcaagccatcatgagggtgcctccagctccactgCACGCAACCTCTGCTCTTTGCACCCGatgcgcctcaagctccatgagagtgcctcgggtactgttcattcgagactaatcttgctcctttgtccctgtaaaacatgttagtccacaaaccaaccacatattctgcaaaacaaagttagcacacacaataaacataataatgtgaaagtttgacagtcacggactgtccggttctaacttcggatttccgacagAAAACCCtatgtcgaaccgacgcctactgttccctcttccgaggaacgcgtcctcacctactccactcaggagagcatacctgatgtcagtctggtcctccagatcgactgaacttttcgcctagggttaccaccccctagggtttttcgccatctacgattacctccccctaggacctaaggttaccctccTTAGGATTtacttcacctagggttaccacccctaggacctaaggttaccgccccttaggattttccttcacgtAACCCATTTTCcttcacatagggttaccaccccctaggacctacggttaccaccccctagggttttccacctatctaaccgcagttaggactttcctgaaaaatctcattcacacatgttagataacacataatcttaattttgaatcctttgtcattatcaaaacttggattcgatcatcggatgcttctcgTACAAATAGTTTAAGGATACACATACCATGCTAGATGATAAAAAGAAGTGCAGAAATGCTTACAAGAGTATTTGCAGGTTTAACATCCCTATGTACAATTCCAAGTTTTTGTAGGTACAGAAGAGCTTTTGCTAAAACAGACAAATATGGAAAATAAGTAAGAATCTAACAGGTATAATAGGGAAACAAGTGGCAGCCTAAAAAGATCACATAAATTAAGGATGCTAAGTTAAGGTTTCAGTACAGTGTATTGTTTCTTGTACATGGAACTGATAGGGGAGGTGAAAAATAATGCAAAGAAGATGAAATGTCAGTTcaacaatacaatacaatacaaGATGAAAATTTGGAATCTTTTACATGTAGAATACAAATGCTATCCCCACTCACAGTAAGACAACTTTTAGTAAAAGTTTATTGTGATCAAATAACAATTAAAAGTGAAACAGGTCAGGAgcagctattttttttttatgataatatagatTCATTTTGTAAGTTCATCATTACGGACTAATGATGAACTAACACTTGATCCATAAAAGTTTCCTATTTTACACTAATGCAATAAAACATAAGCAAACTGATATAATCAATCAGGACCACGATCCACACCTAGGTCATAAGTGATGGAGATCACTTGATCCATGCTAGGGCTCCATCCATCAACGTGCAACCTCTCGGGAGTCGATCATCCTCAGAGCTAGTCAATGAGAGATCTTTTCATTTCTATAAGTATTCCTATTCATTTGATTGCATATAGTGATATTGATTGAGCGGCTTAGTTTGATACTTGACATTTAATTATAGGTCGGTGCATGTTTCTTGGTACCTCTCTCATTGTTGGAAAGTAGGTCATCCATAATATCAAATAGATTATTTCCTTTTTTGGTAAATTTACTAATGGCTATAGGCATAGCGATCCTCTTATTTAACTACGTAATCATTTCCGAATATTTCATAGCATTTCCAAAGCATAGGTTAGTCGATTATACGTGGACTTTTTCTAGTTCCATGCCCCGTACAATGATAGGCATCAAAGATACAAATTATCCTTTTCTATTGGGCCAGAAACCAATCTAGGTAATAAATCCATGAGCCCAAAGAACTATTAGGTGAGCTTGAGTTTTTCCAATTTGAGCCTACTCTGGTCGATACGGATAATACTAATATTATTCAAATTGCTAATAATCTAGTATTTCATGGAAATAGATTATCGCTCAATTCCAAAGTATATAATGTCCATGTAATCACTCTTTTGCATATCACTATTGAAATCTAAATTGTTGATATCTTTAACATCACCATTACTTTTTTTTGTTGACAAATTGATACTTATTTTCTTTCTCGTTGACAAATTATACTTATTGATCATCTTACATTAATTTGATAAGGGATACATTGGTAGTGATGGACTTTAtttttagaagatatgttatttttattgtatttttaactttaacttgtacttaattaaatatttttagctTGGGGATGGATTGGTGGAAATGTAACTAACGAGTGAATCATCTTTTACAATCATGAGAAGAGATACAATACATTTTTTACAATCATGAGAAGAGATACAATACCCCTGGGCAATACTGCAACTGTTACACCCTTTAAATGATTAATCAGATAAATAATTATTCAGACATCTAAAGGTCGAATTTCAACTGCAACATAGGATTCTAGTGAGATAataactttagaaactttggcaGCTTGAATAAACCTCCACAAATAATTCTCGAAAAAACTTTAATTGGGACCAAAAATCGATCAATTGGGACCAGACATATAGAAGTATCATTATACACTAATGAATTGGAACCAGAAATATAGAAGTACACTACCAATTatgaaatttataatttattttacataGAAGTACACTACCAATTatgaaatttataatttattttacataGAAGTACACTACCAATTatgaaatttataatttattttacgtATGGACTAGAGATTTATTTTGTCATAATTATACCATTAGCTGTCTATTTATTATTATCTAAATTATCTATAATTAATATgttaattgtatatattttcttatttaaaataatttgtacaataatattttatttaattattatttaatggAAAGGGAAAAAAATAGCAATTCCTATTTAATGGAAAGAACCTTGGAAGGCATTTACTAAAATTTGACATCACTTTCTTACTACTGGACAATTGTCAGCATCCAGAAATGAAATAAGATTTTTCATTCATACATGTTAATGAGAAACACAAAAGATTTATGTTGGACATGGGTTGTCTACTCGTCTTCTCTTCCGTTGAGCATGCTACGTCTACTTCATCTACCTAATACACGCAGCACAGAGCAGAAGAGCAAGAGGAACAGAGCTTTTCTTGTTTACTATGGGGAGAGGATCGAAGATCCAAATATCTACGTTTGGGCCTGctttttcttctcctctgctGCATCTGCCGCTTCCACCTGCTTCTTCGCCGTCTCCAGATCCGCCTGGCTCGCCTCTTCCTCGCTCCTGGCCGTCGCTTTCTTCGCCTGCATGCGCCAAGGAATCAGAAATCAGAAAACAGAAAACAGAAAAAGGAGAAGGAGCCGATCGTTAGTCTCAATCAGGTACCAGTCCTGCGATTGAGGCCTTGGCGTCCTGCAGGCCTTCTTCCACGGAAGCCGAGAAGGCGACCCAGCCCTTCTTCATCGTCGAGCTTTCTTTTCCGTTTCCGTGCTCCATTTGCCGACCGCGATGCTGCTTGGGGTTCCACGGAAATAAACAGCGCGTCCGCTACGTGTTCGATCCGAATTCTGCTGCGTGGATGCGAAACGGAGACACGCGTCCTGCCTTTGGCTTCGACGGGAAGAAATGGCTAATATTTAAGTTCAATTAGTTTGGTACAGTTCTCgataatgaaaaataatattttttaattcagtttccatttaatattatttttcaaggaAATAAGAATCTCTTTTGAAAGCTCCCCGAGCAAACCAAATGAATATTTTATTCGGTAATCCTTTCCTTTCCATGATCGGTTCTTTACCGGTTACTCTCGGATAAGCAACAGCCCGACGGCCGTGACGACCAGCGTCGACAAGAACCCGAACGGGAGATGCGCGAAGAAGGAGAGCGTGTAGCCAATGGACTTCACTCGCTGAGCCTGCTCGCACACTATCAAGTTGGCCGCGGATCCCACCAGCGTCAGGTTCCCCGCCACCGTGCTCACCCACGCCAGAATCAGCCACGCCTTGCTTTCTTGGCCGGCAGAGATTCTCGCCGCCGACGCCGCCACCCGAGCTCCGAGCAACAGGACTAATCGTCGATCCGATTAAAAAATAGAAACAGGTTTAATTAGTGCGTTTGTAGAGGAGTATGTGGATGATTCGACGACGCGCGAGCATGGTGTACCTGTCGGTACGTTGGAGGCGATGTTGGAGAGGAAGATGACGACGAGAGCGAGCAGCGCGATTCCACCGGGTTTATCGACCCGAGCGTGAGGTTCTATGAAGTCCCAGAAGGCGCTGGGGATTCCTGTCCGGTTGAAGCCGTCGACGGTGATGAACATCCcgcagaagaagatcaagagcgAGTAGGAGACCTTTTCGAGGCACGGTTGGGCGTCGGTGAAGTCGAGGACGATGAGGACGAGCGCGGCCGTGATCGCCGTCCACGCCATGTTGAGCCCCATGAGCAGCGCCACCAGCATGCCGACGGTGACTAGGTACACGCACGTCCGCCACAGGTAGTGCTTCTTGAACCGCTTCACCATGTGGCTCACCCGCTTTCTTCGACCTTGTCTGGCCGCCGCCTCTTCGCTGCCGTCTCCGGCTGCTGCTGCCGGTTCTTGCGGCGGGGTTGAGTTCGCCGCCGTTGTTGACTCGGTCGTCGTTGCGGGATTCTCTGCGCTCGTGCCTGCTCTGTTTCTCAACGTCTCTGCGCCCAATGGAGAAATTGAGGATGGATTCGATTAATTGGATGAGAAAGAgtctaattttcttttttttttttttttgattgattGATGTGTGGCGCACCGTTGAGCGATGTGTCGCGAGAAAGAGACGGGAGTGTTCTGATCCAGTCGTCGGAATCCACGGAGGTGACGTGGGACATGGTGGCGGGGAAGAAGCGGTGGGCTATGACGTCCTCCTCGTCGAATGGATCTCCGGCTGCGGACTCCGAATTAACGTTGGATTCGACGTCGTTGTTGTTGTCAACGGACAGTTCCTTGAAGAAGAAGATTAGGAGGATAGAGGCGTTGACGAGGACGCCGAGGAGCATGGCGGGGAGGAGGCCGAGCAAGAACCTGCCGAAGGTGATGCCGCTGAGGGAGGCGATGACAAGGTTTTGGGGGTTGCCGATGGGGGTGGCGGTGGAGCCGACGTTGGCGCTGGAGGCGAGAGCGAGGAGGAAAGGCCGCGGCGGGAGGTTGTTGCGGCGGGCGAGCTTGAGGACGAAGGCGGTGAGGACGACGCAGGCGGTGTCGTTGGTGAAGAAGGCGGAGGAGACGGCGGCGACGAGGCAGACGCGGAATAGGAGGTCTTTTCCGCCCCTGCTCCGCCACGAAAGCAGCGTGCCGAGGTGGGCGAAGAGGTCAGCGCGCTCCAGATAGGCGCTGACTACCATCGTGCCGAAGAGAAGCGCGAGGATCGGGAGGTCGATGGAGGCGAAGGCCTGCTCCGGCGTCATCACGCCGAAGAGCACCATCAGTATTGCGCTGAGGAGCGCGCCTGCGGTCCGTCCAATCGGCAGCACTGGCACCGCCGGAAACACGGCCAGCACCCAAAACACGGAGAAAGCCACCAAGCCCAGCACCACCTTCGATACCGCCGCCACCGCCATGACTTCAATTCTTCACAGAGTGTTTGCTCTGCTTCCACTCAAACCCTCCCATCCAAATACACATGATAAACCTTTTTTCATTTTAGCCACAAACATATTAATCTTTTCATATTACCCGTtgactaaaaaaaatttaaaaggggaaattttcaaaattacacTAATTTAAATTATCTCTCAAATCTAGTATTTGGAATTGTAAAGTGTAGGTAGACAATTAAACAAAGATGGAGGAGGTGAATGAAACGGTCTCCAACTTAATTGGAGTTGAAGTCGTTATTTTGGCACAATTTAGAACGGCTTCATGATAAATTACGAGGGATATTAGTCCTAAAGTCTCTTTGCATCAGCCAACTTAATTGTAGTattttaattaagtattttagtaaaatataattatactCATTTCAAGTATTCCTTAAAGTTAGATTTGCCAGCTCAATAACTCTTAAAGTTTACTCACATATACGGAGGAAAATAAATTCATATACACATGCGGGAAATACATGGTGGGATGAATTTTAGGTCATAAGTTCCTGCTAAATTTGACCCTTAGCTGTTATATCATAAATGTCATGTATCTACCGTTTGCGTTACACCCTGGGGATCTTAAATTTACATGAAGGGAAGTAAATCACATGATTAGTTTATAATCGATTATCAAGTAGCTAGAAGTGGGaggaatattttttttctcaaagatCTGAACCACCAGATAATAGAACATGCAAAGTTAAATTGTGTTGTGATCTAATGAtattgaccaagtgtgcaagtaGCTCAACAAAGAAGTTCTGGTCAGTATGTGATGCGCATAGATtacatatacttttatgcatgctttgacacACATTCATTTGTATTCTTTGAGTATGTTCTATGTTATTATATTCTTTTCATATTTTCAACATAATTATTCTCTTTATCGAATAACTGCTCGTGCTTGGTTTTTTCTTGACAAGATGTATTTTCAGAGTAAAAATAGAACTAAGGCGTACTTTGGAGCAGTCCTAGAAGAGAAGCAGAGCTTGGTCATGCCCCCTGGAACGGTCATATCTCCTGGTACGATCGTATCCCCTCATCCGAAAGCAAGCAGAGCTCGGTCGTGCCTTGAGGCACAGTTGTGCCCCTTCATCAGAGAGCATCCCAGGGCAGgccgtgtgaaatcacacggTTGTGTCCCCCATCCAAAGCATATTCATAATGGGGTCGTGTGAAATTACACAGTTGTATCTTCTTTCCTGAGCAGATTTGTTAGtaacccaaggtagttttgatgtgatcaaccaagtcaggttagtttctgttggtatttaactcctgtatctaagtgtgtcggaacttaggagcataagaagtcaagcgaaagatggAGCTAGCGAGAATGATAGCGCAggaaagagccgacgggctcagtacaTCCGAGAGAggaggtgttgcagaagagtacactggtgacCGAGGAcgcgtgcggtgtttccgagggatgagaagctggagcagaagactgttcaaaggccggaagttggttcgggtgagtcctatttcggatgactgaaatcacccaagcgagtggaaccgGAGCGGAACGGAAGATCCGAACCAATGCGAgttgaaccggagcagaagaccgggACTGAATAGTCAACACcaggttgactttttggtccaggCTCCCGAACCCCCGGGATCCCCCGAGggtgcctcggccgagcggcttcGCAGAGCGGGTTTaacctagtccgggcgcccgaaactggtccaggcgcccagatagAAAAGTTATCGAACGTCAGGTGTCGCTAGCTGTTGCGACACGGATAACATTCTATCCGCGTCCAGGcacttggaacccttctaggcgccctgaatagggctataaatacaaccctaataCAAGAAGCTAAATAGAACATTTGTAATTGATTTCATTTGACTTTAGCTTTGAAGTTGTGAATtttgactgctgtaagaggcttctccgcccaaaggagacattagtgaggttttcatcttccttggattaacaatct contains:
- the LOC122030372 gene encoding silicon efflux transporter LSI2-like, translating into MAVAAVSKVVLGLVAFSVFWVLAVFPAVPVLPIGRTAGALLSAILMVLFGVMTPEQAFASIDLPILALLFGTMVVSAYLERADLFAHLGTLLSWRSRGGKDLLFRVCLVAAVSSAFFTNDTACVVLTAFVLKLARRNNLPPRPFLLALASSANVGSTATPIGNPQNLVIASLSGITFGRFLLGLLPAMLLGVLVNASILLIFFFKELSVDNNNDVESNVNSESAAGDPFDEEDVIAHRFFPATMSHVTSVDSDDWIRTLPSLSRDTSLNETLRNRAGTSAENPATTTESTTAANSTPPQEPAAAAGDGSEEAAARQGRRKRVSHMVKRFKKHYLWRTCVYLVTVGMLVALLMGLNMAWTAITAALVLIVLDFTDAQPCLEKVSYSLLIFFCGMFITVDGFNRTGIPSAFWDFIEPHARVDKPGGIALLALVVIFLSNIASNVPTVLLLGARVAASAARISAGQESKAWLILAWVSTVAGNLTLVGSAANLIVCEQAQRVKSIGYTLSFFAHLPFGFLSTLVVTAVGLLLIRE